One genomic region from Lysobacterales bacterium encodes:
- a CDS encoding DUF4398 domain-containing protein — MLTSLATPVAPGLALRALVALCIGLLAAACASTPSYELQLAAADSAVANANNASTQGDAGAELRVATEKLASAHQAARRHQSERALQLAQQAEVDAQLAVITARSQRSQRAAEESQQAARALREEIERAGGR, encoded by the coding sequence ATGCTCACCTCACTCGCTACGCCTGTTGCGCCCGGCCTCGCCCTGCGCGCACTCGTCGCCCTCTGCATCGGCCTGCTTGCCGCCGCCTGTGCCAGTACGCCGAGCTACGAGCTGCAGCTGGCGGCTGCCGATTCGGCGGTGGCCAACGCCAACAACGCCAGTACCCAGGGCGATGCGGGTGCCGAGTTGAGAGTGGCCACGGAGAAGCTCGCCAGCGCCCATCAGGCGGCGCGGCGCCATCAGTCCGAACGCGCCCTGCAGCTGGCGCAGCAGGCCGAGGTCGATGCGCAGCTCGCCGTGATCACCGCGCGATCGCAGCGCAGCCAGCGCGCTGCCGAAGAGTCGCAGCAGGCCGCGCGCGCGCTCCGCGAGGAGATCGAACGCGCCGGCGGACGCTGA
- a CDS encoding lmo0937 family membrane protein: MLETLIVILIVLWLLGMVSSYTLGGFIHVLLVVALVILLLRVIRGRQVI, translated from the coding sequence GTGCTCGAAACGCTGATCGTCATTCTCATCGTGCTCTGGCTGCTCGGGATGGTGTCGTCCTACACCCTCGGCGGCTTCATCCACGTCCTGCTGGTCGTTGCCTTGGTCATTCTTCTGCTGCGGGTGATCCGCGGTCGACAGGTGATCTAG